The following nucleotide sequence is from Candidatus Bipolaricaulota bacterium.
TAATCCCATTCACCAATGGTTTGGAAATCGTAATGAACTTCGGCGTCTTGCCCAACATTTTTTTGGCATCTTCGCCCACGGCGATAATTTGGTCAAATCTGTTATTTACCGCCACAATCGAGGGCTCATTGATAATAATCCCCTTTTCTTGAACGCAAATAATGGTATTGGAAGTTCCCAAATCAATACCCAATCTTTTCGAGAATTTATTGAAGAATTTTTTAAACATAATACTTGATCAACTCTTCATCAAACTTTTTAATCTTTATCAATTCACTTTCCTTCTTATTTCTGTGTTTGATTTCAAAACTGTTTTTTTCCAGGCTCTTCGGACTGACGATAATCCTCAGCGGCAAACCAAGCAAATCGCTTTCCGCCAATTTTTCTCCGGCGGATTTATCCTCGCGATCGTCAAATAATATTTCATCCGGATGCTGTTTCGACAAGCGGTCGTAAAGCTCTCGAGCTTGCTTCATCACAACGTCATCTTCCGCTCCTATGGCCACCAAATGAATCTTAAAAGGCGCTATTTCCCACGGCCAGATCAGACCGCTTGAATCATGGTGAATCTCGGCCACCGCGCCCATCACTCTGCTCGGACCCAAGCCGTAACAACCCATGATTATCGGCTTTTTCACTCCTTTTTCATCCGTATAATGAGCCTTCATTTGCTCCGTATACTTGGTCTCCAGCGTAAATATATTACCAACCTCAATCGCTTTGTCAATTTTCAATTTTGCTCCGCATTTGGGGCAAAGATCGTTCAACTCTTTCTCCACAATTTCCTTATTCTGAGAAAAATCGCAATCCGTGCAGTGGATGATGGTATCTTCTCCGCTCGGACAAATCACTTGAAATTCATGAGAATATTTTTCCGTAAAATCTCCGCCGGACGCTTCGGTGATGATCGAATCCAGACCGCATCTTTTGAAAATACTGAGATAAGATTCCTTCACTCGCGCGTAAAATTCATCAAAGTCGTCCATATCTCGATGAAAACCGTACAAATCTTTCATGGAAAATTCCACGCCGCGAAGCAATCCTGATTTCGCTCTGGGTTCATTTCTGAATTTGTCTTGAATTTGATACAACGCGACGGGTAAATCCTTGTACGAACTTATCTTTTTTCTGATAATGTCCGTGATAATTTCTTCATGAGTCCAGCCCAAGCCCATTTTCTTCCCCGAACGTCCTTCAAACTGGAACATAATTTCCTTGCCTTCTTCCCAACGGCCCGTTTCCTCCCAAATTTCCTTGGGGTGAAGCGCGGGCATCAACAGTTCTTGCGCGTCCAGCTTATTCATTTCATCTCTGACTATGTTTTTAATGTTATTCAAAACTCTAAATCCGATCGGCAAAAAGGAATAAACACCGGCCATTAATTTATCGATGAAGCCGCCGCGGATCAATAGTTCCGCGTTAATGGACGTTTCGTCCTTTGGTTTTTCCTTGGTGGTTTTTAAAAAATACTTTGATTGAAGCATAATTTTTATTTAAGAAAAAAAAACAATTATTGAATTTTTTAATTTTACTTTTTACGGTTATCTGAACTTGCGATAAGAAATTAAGAAAATTTCAATCAGCAACGTAATCGCCAGCAAAATGATGAAGTTCCACCAGGTCAAAAGACGTTGTGATTGCAAAACCAAAGCGACAATGAAAAGCAATCCCAAAATGATCGACTGCCTGGACGAAATATCAATTTTTTTATAAATCTTTTCATCCTTGTTGAAAATCATTCGAAACACGAAGCCAAGCAGCGAAAACGAACCCACGATCGACACGAATAAACTCAGATAAAAGAATGAAAACCCCAACCAACCGGCCGCGTTGGGATTTGTGTAATTCACGGCCAAAGCGAAAGTCAACCAGCATAATGCCGTGCAGGCGGTCAAAAAAATTAAATATTTACGTAAGGTCATAATTTACGCTCTCTGTTTTAATTTTAGCAAAAAATATCGGATTTTGCAAATGAATGGATAGCTATTCCGAATTGATAATTATGGCTATTTTTACGGTCATAGACCCCTTCAGTTTGGCGCCTAATTGAAGAATCAATTCCCTTTCGCGCAATTTAATCTCTTGCGCCACCACGGAGCTGGAACAGCCGATTTTAATCGTTTTATTTTTATAACTCACGAATTTCAGGCTTCGATAAATATCAGGACTTAACTTTTCCCGGCACAGCATTTTAAACTTATCCAAAACAATGCTGGCGTAAAGCGGTCTAGCCAGTTTTGATCTTGCTTTGCCGGAAAGCAAATTTTTCAGTGATTCCAAATCTTTCATAAAATCTATAACTTTTTGTATTCACAAATATCTTTGAAGTCACAAAAACCGCAGACGTGCGAACCGGGCGTCGGAGCAAAATCCAAATCATGTATCCGGCGGATATCTTCCAATATTTTCTGAACCAATTTCTCCTTGTCTTTTTCAACTCCTACAAACGGCAATTTTTTATTTCCTTCCAAAAAATAATAAACCAAATTCCCGGCTTGTTTGTTCAATTCTTTTTCCACGGCCAATTGATAAAGCAAAAGTTGCCGTTTGGAATCGGCGTCAAGGGACTCTTTGGCCTGGCCGGTTTTATAATCAATAATTTCCACTTGGTCGCCGGCGATTTTATCGATTCTGTCGATTCTGCCGGAAATGGTGTAATCCCCCACTTTCATGGTGAACGGCCGCTCGAGCAACCAGACGTCAGGCCGTGTTTCTTCAAAATCGCGATAAAAATTTTTCAAAGCGACGCGTCCTTTTTTCCGATATTTCATTTCGGTTTCTTTATCCGGATACCAATCAGAGCTCCAGTTTTTCTCATACATCTCCAGCAAATCTTTTTCCGACAAAACATCGGCGGATTCTTTGGACTGGGAGCCGAAAAGATCGGCTTGCGGCGAAGCGCCCGCATTGGCGCGAATGGCCAAAAATTGATTCAAAGTGCGATGAATAACGTCGCCGAAAGTGAACTGAAATTTCCCGGGCACCGGAATTTTTAAAACATTGGCGAATTTATATTTCAGCGGACAGCTCTCGTAGGCGGTCAGCTGACTGTGGCTGAATCTTTTGGGAATTTCATAAAAAGGTTTTTCATCTTTTTTCTCCTGAGTTCTTTCCATTTCCAAAGCAGGCTCAATCTCCTTTTTTTCATAACCCATTTCCGCCAAAAACCTGGAAGGTTTTCTGGCGCGGCCGGAACCGAAGTCCTTGGCGGACAGAAAAAACAAACCGTTTTTGGCTCGCGTGGCCGCCACGTAAAAAAGCCGGCGTTCTTCCTCAATATGAACATCTCCGGACGGCAGTTCAAGGTGCAACAAAGCGTCGGGAATCTCGATCGGGTCTTTTCGGCGATCCGGCGGAAATTTTCTTTCCACCAAATCAGGGATAAAAACATATTTGAATTCCAAACCTTTGGCTCCGTGTACGGTCATCACCTTCACCATGTCCGGCCCGCTGTCAAAATCAATTTCCACGGCGCCGGTTTCCCCTGACGACAATTCCAGAGTCATCAATTCTTTGAAATCCGCCAGCTTGGCGCCAATGGCTTCTTTTTCGAATTGTTGAATTTTTTTGTAAAAAGTTTGCAAATAAGAGAGGCTGAGTTGATTCTCTTTGTTTTCTTTGGATTTTAAATAATCAATACAACCGGAATCATACAAAAAGCCGACAAATACTTTAGATATTTGATCTTTTTGCGACAAATTCAAATATTTATCTATCAATTGAATCAAGCCTGACGCTTTCGAGTATGTCCGTTCTTCCAAACCTTTGATCGCGTTGATTTGTTTTACGGTCTCATAATATGATTCGTTTTTTCTTTTGGCTTGATAAATGATTTTAACCACGTCCTTTTCCGGCAAACCCAGCCAAGGACTGATCAAAA
It contains:
- a CDS encoding aminoacyl--tRNA ligase-related protein, which produces MLQSKYFLKTTKEKPKDETSINAELLIRGGFIDKLMAGVYSFLPIGFRVLNNIKNIVRDEMNKLDAQELLMPALHPKEIWEETGRWEEGKEIMFQFEGRSGKKMGLGWTHEEIITDIIRKKISSYKDLPVALYQIQDKFRNEPRAKSGLLRGVEFSMKDLYGFHRDMDDFDEFYARVKESYLSIFKRCGLDSIITEASGGDFTEKYSHEFQVICPSGEDTIIHCTDCDFSQNKEIVEKELNDLCPKCGAKLKIDKAIEVGNIFTLETKYTEQMKAHYTDEKGVKKPIIMGCYGLGPSRVMGAVAEIHHDSSGLIWPWEIAPFKIHLVAIGAEDDVVMKQARELYDRLSKQHPDEILFDDREDKSAGEKLAESDLLGLPLRIIVSPKSLEKNSFEIKHRNKKESELIKIKKFDEELIKYYV
- a CDS encoding UvrD-helicase domain-containing protein, with the translated sequence MDISKFNQEQKEAIVHSDGPLLIVAGAGTGKTTVITSRIAYLIEEKKISPDQILAVTFTEKASEEMAERVDRLLPYGTFDNWILTFHSFADRILRLYGSDMGLPIGYKLLDQTGQWILVKKNFDKFKLDYYRPLGNPNKHIHSLLRHFSRCKDELISPADYLKYAEELKLNTDSADFVQTLDLENMSSSEREEATKQEILRVGEVAEAYHVYQQLLLDNDCLDFGDLINYAIELFKKRPAILSRFRKQFKYILVDEFQDTNTAQYELIKMLAAPTNNLTVVGDDDQAIYRFRGASVSNIMQFKKDYPDAKEIVLINNYRSCQKILDKAYEFIKLNNPNRLEVELNINKRLISQKDEDCQIEYFLAQSQKDQADIIIKKIIELKKNDVNAEWNDFAILVRSNDSGEFFNHLLEDADVPHQFLSLKGLYSKPVILDTLAFFNLLDNYHEASAMYRVLISPWLGLPEKDVVKIIYQAKRKNESYYETVKQINAIKGLEERTYSKASGLIQLIDKYLNLSQKDQISKVFVGFLYDSGCIDYLKSKENKENQLSLSYLQTFYKKIQQFEKEAIGAKLADFKELMTLELSSGETGAVEIDFDSGPDMVKVMTVHGAKGLEFKYVFIPDLVERKFPPDRRKDPIEIPDALLHLELPSGDVHIEEERRLFYVAATRAKNGLFFLSAKDFGSGRARKPSRFLAEMGYEKKEIEPALEMERTQEKKDEKPFYEIPKRFSHSQLTAYESCPLKYKFANVLKIPVPGKFQFTFGDVIHRTLNQFLAIRANAGASPQADLFGSQSKESADVLSEKDLLEMYEKNWSSDWYPDKETEMKYRKKGRVALKNFYRDFEETRPDVWLLERPFTMKVGDYTISGRIDRIDKIAGDQVEIIDYKTGQAKESLDADSKRQLLLYQLAVEKELNKQAGNLVYYFLEGNKKLPFVGVEKDKEKLVQKILEDIRRIHDLDFAPTPGSHVCGFCDFKDICEYKKL